TTGAAACAAAATGAACTTGGCGGCGGCGTAACGATGGAGGAAGTTCCAACAAGGCTTCAAAAACAAGATGGGCAACCAGTGTGCTGTCTTTACCGCCGGAGAATGTAACTATCCATGGATAAGTTTGGACATCACTTAAATATTCTTCAATAATTGATTGGCGGATTAAAGAGAGCGGTGTCTCCTGATGTATTGGTATGATATTCATATATGATATTTTATATTATTTGCACCTAAAATGGGAGCAAATAGCATTGTACCTAAAATTGGTGCAATGAGGAATATGCGCTTATCAGTACACTCTGTCGAACTGACTTACCTACGGCATTTATTTACCCAGCGTCGCTTGGAATTAGGCTTATCCCAACGCGCGTTGGCAGACCGTTTAGGGGTGGTTTATTCGTTTATTGGAAAAGTTGAAACAGGAGACCGCCGTTTGGATATTTTTGAATTTGTACAATACTGTACGGGTTTGGAATGGAATGCTTTGGAAGTTTTACAAGATCTGATGTCGGTATGCGAGCAGCAAAATAATCATTTTCTTTTAACCGCATTGCCCACATCACAATTAAAATGATAAAGATAGACATTAAAAAATAACTCAAAATAATATTGACTGCCAAATGCTCCAACCACCCTCCCCCCTTTTGCACCATTATCATGAATTGAAAATAAAAAGGCCGTCTGCAAAATTTTGCAGACGGCCTTTTTGCTTCAAAATGCAACGGTTACGCAAGTTATGCGTTACCTTCTTGCTGCTGTTGGTACAACGCTTCAAAGTTGATGGGGGCAAGCAATACCGGCGGGAAACCGGCGCGGGTAACGGTACTGGAGATGGCTTCGCGCGCATAGGGGAACAAAATGTTCGGGCAGGCTACGCCAAGCAGCAGTTGGGCATCTTCTTCGGGAATGTTCTCCAAACGGAAAATACCGCTTTGGGTTACTTCGTTTAAGAACATGGTGCGTTCGCTGTTCAACTTGGCCGTTACCGTGATGGTTACGTCCACGCTGTAAATGCCGTCTTCCAGCTTGGCATTGGTGGTCGATACGCGCATATCAACTTCAGGCTCGCCGTTTTCCAAGAAAATCTGCGGCGCATGCGGTACTTCCAAAGACAAATCTTTAACGTACAGTCGCTCGATACTGAATACGGGTTGCAGTTCTTCTGACATTTTATTTCCTATCATTCAAAGAGTTATGATTCAAGTAATTCTACCAGCTCACCTTTTTGCTGTAAGGCGTATAAATCGGTAAAGCCGCCGACGTGTGTATCACCGATAAAAATCTGGGGAATACTGCGCTGGCCGGAAAGTTGCTGCATCTCGGCAAAATCAGCAGGGTTTTGATCGACGCGGATTTCTTTAATTTCGGTTACGCCTGCCGCGGCAAGCAGCTTTTTCGCCATCAGGCAATAAGGGCAGAACGCACCGGTATACATGGTTACGGGTTGCATAATATGTCTTTCGCTGATTGTCCTGATACTATATGGGCTGACGGCATTTTTTACAAGAGTATGCCGTCTGAAATTTTTGCAGACGGCCTTTCCCTGCAATGGAAAAACACAATATTTTGCAGTATCATATCGGCTTTGGTCAGGGTAAGACAGCAAAACTGCTTTTGCCATCTGTTTTCGCTTGAGAACCGATTGCAAAAGTTTTTTTATATTGATTGGAACCGATTATGTTAGCCGGAATCCCGATTCCCAAAGACACCATACGTCCGCCGGAAACCGTACTCGTCAACATTACCCCTCAGGAAACGCGCGTAGCGGTATTGGAAGAAAACAATATCTGCGAGCTGCATATCGAGCGCAACAGCGAACACAGCTTGGTCGGCAACATCTATTTGGGCGTGGTGCGGCGCGTATTGCCCGGTATGCAGAGCGCATTTATCGACATCGGTTTGGAACGTGCCGCTTTCCTGCACATTGTTGATGTTTTGGAACAACGCCGCAATCCCGATGAAACGCAGCGCATCGAGCATATGCTGTTTGAAGGGCAAACCATTCTGGTTCAGGTTATCAAAGACCCTATCAATACAAAAGGCGCAAGGCTTTCCACTCAAATTTCGCTGGCGGGACGCTTTCTCGTCCACCTGCCGCAAGACGAACACATCGGTATTTCCCAACGCATCGAAGACGAAACCGAACGCCAAAACCTACGCGACCGCCTGCTCAACCTGCTGCCCGAAGAAGCGGGACACGGCTACATTATCCGAACCAATGCCGAAAACGCCAGCGACGAACAGCTTCAAGCAGACATCAGCTACCTCACCAAAGTTTGGGAAAATATCCAACTCCAATCCAAAACCCAACCGCCCGAAACCCTGCTCTATCAGGATTTGCCGCTGGCCTTACGCGTCTTGCGCGATATGTTCAGCATCGACACACAGAAAATTCTCGTCGATTCCACCGAAAACTGCCGCAGAATGCTGTCGTTTGCCGAACAATACGTACAAGGCGCAGTCGATAAAATCGAGCTGTTCAAAGGCGACCGCCCACTGTTTGAAACCCACAACGTCGAACAAGAAATCAGCCGCGCTCTGCAACCGCGCGTCAACCTGAACTTCGGCAGCTATCTCATCATCGAATCCACCGAAGCGATGACCACCATCGATGTCAACACCGGCGGCTTTGTCGGCGCGCGCAATTTCGATGAGACCATCTTCCGCACCAATCTCGAAGCCTGCCACATCATCGCCCGCGAGCTACGGCTACGCAATCTCGGCGGCATCATCATCATCGACTTTATCGACATGGCACAGGATTCACACCGCGAAGCCGTCTTGCAAGAGCTTGCCAAAGCCCTGAGTTTCGACCGCACCCGCGTTACCCTCAACGGCTTTACCAGCTTGGGACTGGTCGAGCTTACCCGCAAACGCTCGCGTGAAAACCTCAACCAAATCCTATGCGAACCATGCCCCTCCTGCCAAGGGCGCGGCCGCCTGAAAACACCGCAAACCATCTGCTACGAAATCCAACGGGAAATCGTCCGCGAAGCCCGCCGCTATGATGCCAAAGAGTTTCGCATTCTCGCCGCACCCAACGTCATCGACCTCTTTTTAGACGAAGAATCCCAGTCGCTTGCCATGCTGATTGCCTTCATCGGCAAACCGATTTCATTGGCAGTAGAAACCGCCTACACGCAAGAGCAATACGACATCGTGTTAATTTAAACTTGGCATCATGACATTATTGAAATAAGGCCGTCTGCAAAACCGCATTTTGCAGACGGCTTTTGCTGCTCTCCAACTTCCCGCAAGCGAACCGCTCTTTTCCGCCCAAACAATAAAAAAGCCGTTCGGGGCAATCTTCCGATTATCCCGAACGGCTTTGCTTGGATACAGAAAATATAGTCGAATAAAATAAGAATGAGACAAGGCAGCGAAGCCGCAGACAGTACACATAGTACGGCAAGGCAAAGCAACGCTGTATCATTCTTATTTTAAATGACTATACAACGCTTACTCTGCCAACTCGCTCTGCTCGTGCGCCATCATTTCCTGTCCGACATTACCCAGCAGGCTCAGATAACGCTCGTACTGTTTCAAAATATCCGCAATCAGCTCTTCACGGCTCATATAGCGCACATCGTAACCTGTTCTGCCGTCTGCAAAATAAGTAATCGGCAAATAAGTTTGCGTTTTACGGATATGCGGCAGGTAGTCTTCTTCCACCAACTGCTCCGCAACTTCCTGCTCAACCGATTTGATACCGTACACAAAATTACGAACCGTCGCTTTTTCCACCACCAGCTCCACCGCCGGCTCCGACTGATCGAACATCACATTAATCTGCGTACTCAAACCATACTCAGACGACATTTCACTACTCAGCTCCCGCATGGCAGGCAAAGCGGTATATTTCAAGAAACTGCGGATATCCCCCTCTTGCGAGTGGTTCAACATCTGCTCCAACCGCTCTTTCCAACGCTCGCCCGTCCAAAAAATACTGGTCGGCGTGATTTTCGCACTAAAATATTTTTTGTCATTCACCAAAGCCTTCCACAAGCTGAACGCCATCAGCAGCATCAATACGGCAAACGGCAGCGCGGTAATCAGCGTCATGGTCTGCAACACGCCCAAGCCGCCGCTGCCCAATAAAGCAATGGCCACCGCCGACATCAGCACGCCCCACATGACAGCCTGCCATTTCGGTGCCGCCATGCCTTTGTCGCGCGAAGCAATATTATTCAGCACATAAATACCCGAGTCGGCGGAAGTAATGAAAAACAATGCAATGATAATCAAAGCAACCACGCTGCTGATGGCAGACAGCGGCAAATAATCCAAGAACGCAAACAACAGCGTTTCGGGCGAGCCGGTCATGGCAGCCAACGCACCGTCAGCCACATGGGTATCCAGCCAGATTGCGCTGTTGCCGAATACGGTAAACCACAAAATACTGAACACGCTCGGTACAGCCAATACGCCGAACACAAACTCCCGAATGGTACGGCCTTTGGAGATACGGGCGATAAACAGGCCGACAAACGGAGCCCAAGAACACCACCACGCCCAATAAAGAATCGTCCAACCGCTGAACCAAGAAGTATTATCCGGCTCGTAAGTATAAGTTTTGAAACTCAATTCCACCAAATTGGACAAATAAAAACCCAAGTTATCACTGAATGCCGACAGCAGGTACAAAGTCGGGCCGCTTACCAATACAAACAGCATTAATGAAGCCGCCAGCACCAAATTGGTTTCGCTCAGGATTTTCACACCCTTACCCACGCCCGATACGGCCGAAATCACCGCCAGCGACATAACCACGACAATCACCGCAATCTGCAAACCGAAATTACTCTCGGCAATCCAACCGATTTGCTGCAGCCCCGAACTCATCTGCGCCGCACCAAAACCCAGCGTTGTGATGATACCGAACAGCGTTGCCACCAATGCCATCACATCAATCGCATCGCCGAAACCGCCGTTAATTTTATCTTTCAAAAGCGGATAAAAGCAGGAGCGCAATGCCAGCGGCAGCTTGTAGCGGAAGCCGAAATAAGCCAGCGCCAACGCAATCACACCGTATACCGCCCAAGCATGGATACCCCAGTGGAAAAACGTGTGCAGCATGGCAGACTGTGCATTACCGTTACTGATTGGCGAAGTGAAATGTGACAAAGGCTCTGCCACGCCGAAAAACATCAAGCCCACGCCCATGCCGGCGGCAAACAGCATCGCCAGCCACGACATAAACGAAAACTCCGGCTCTTCCTCGTCCGAACCGAGCTTGATACTGCCGAGATTACCGAGACTGACCAAAATCAGAAACAGCAGGAAAACGGAAACAATCAAAATGTAAAACCAGCTAAAATGCTTGAAAATCGCTGTTTTAGCCAAGTCCAACATATTCTGCGTCGCCTCAGGAACCAACAAGGTAGCGGCAAGCAAAGACAAAACGGATAATAAGGTAGTGCTAATCACCACCGGATTAAACGACGATTTTTGTCGGATAAATGAGAACATACTCAACATTCCTTCATATTTTATCGTTAAATGAAATGGAAATTTTCAGACGGCCATACACGGTATCCGTTCAGGCGCGGAAGAAAAGTAAAATTGAAAGTTTCAATGAAACCATAAGTTTGATAGCTTGCAATGATAACATAAAACCCCAACATTCCCAAATCAGCCGCTAAACCTGCCGAAACGGCCGCGCAAAACAGCAAAAGGCCGTCTGCAAAACGCCCGATTCAAAACAGGCATTTTGCAGACGGCCTTTGATGCGGCAAAATCTTTTAGCCGCCCAAATACCAGAACTTAACCGCCCACAATACGGCTACTACCCATACCATCGGCGGTACGTCTTTCGCACGGCCGCACAGCAGCTTAATCACCGCATAGCTGATGAAGCCGACGGCGATGCCGTCTGCAATCGAGTAAGTAAACGGCATGAAGACAATGGTCAGGAAAGCGGGAGCGGCTTCGGTCATGTCGTCCCAATCAATCTCTTTGGCACTACGCAGCATCTGCACGCCCACATACAGCAACGCGGGTGCGGTGGCGAATGCGGGCACACTCTGCGCCAGCGGTGCGAACACCAGACAAGCCAGCATCAATACGCCGACTGTTACGGCGGTCAGACCGGTGCGTCCGCCTGCCGCCACGCCCGCCGCGCTTTCTACATAAGGCGTGGTCGAAGACGTACCCATGGTCGCACCGGCGACAATCGCGGTGGAATCCGCCAGCAATGCGCGTTTCAGACGCGGCAGTTTGCCGTCGACCAGTAGACCGGCGCGGTGGGATACGCCGACCAGCGTGCCTGTGGAGTCAAACAAGTCCACCAAGAAAAATACGAAAATCACGCTGACCATGCTGACGGTGAACAAACCTTCGAAATCCATCTGCATAAACGTCGGCGCAACACTCGGCACGCTGCCGACTACGCCTTTAAACTCGCTCAAGCCCAGCAGCGACGACACCGCAGTCAGTGCCAGAATCGTGATGATGAGTGCGGCGCGGATGCGGAAATAACCCAATACCACCACCATCGCGAAACCCGCCATCGCCAGCAACACCGAAGGCTCGTGCACATCGCCCAAGCCGACCAGCGTTGCCGGATTATCGACAATCACACCCGCGCCTTTGAGCGCAATCAATGCCAAAAACAGGCCGATACCGGCGGCAATCGACATTTTCAAACCCATGGGCAGCGCGTTTACCAACATCTCGCGCACTTTAAACAGGCTGAATACGATAAAAATAATGCCCGACATAAACACCGCACCCAAAGCTACCTGCCAAGGCACGCCCATGCCTTTGACCACGGCAAAGGTAAAGTAAGCGTTCAAGCCCATGCCCGGCGCAAGCGCAATCGGATAATTGCCGACAAAGCCCATCACGAAGCAGCCGATGGCGGCGGCGATACAGGTTGCCACAAACACCGCGCCCATATCCATACCCGCCTCGCCCAAAATCAGCGGATTGACGATGATGATGTAGCACATGGTCAAAAACGTGGTTAAACCCGCCATCAGCTCCGTGCGGACATTCGTGCCGTTTTCGCTCAAGCGGAACAGTCGGTCAAACAAACTGGAATGTGAAGTATTCATTAGATTTCAACAATAAAAAGAAAAAGAATGTTAATTCGACATTATACTGAAAATCCGAGCGCAATACTGCTTTTCATGCTAAAAACATCGTCCCGCCCGCTCTTTCGGCAACACAGCCAAACCGCTACGCTCCATCAGGCAGCAAAACCGTTTTGCCCGATTTTGCAGACGGCATGGTTTTCCGGCAAACCGTCAAAGGCCGTCTGCAAAATCACGTTTTCCCTTCACAGCATATCATCGGACAACGCTCCACCAAGCCAAACAACCGAGCCGCAGACAATACCAGTCATACGGGCGGCAACCTGCTGCTTCAACAGTTTTGCCAAACCCATTCTTGGGGCAAAATCCCGCAGCGCCGTACCGCTTCGGGTTAATAAACGAGACAATCGCCGCCAAACGCCGCCCGTACCCGCCTTGATGTACAACAGCCGTCCCAACCCGACAAAAAAGCCGTCTGCAAAATCCGCCAGTAACGGTTGTGATGATGCAGATGGCTTGTAACGGATTGCCAACAGATTTGCAGACGGCCTTT
The nucleotide sequence above comes from Neisseria animalis. Encoded proteins:
- a CDS encoding helix-turn-helix domain-containing protein; its protein translation is MGANSIVPKIGAMRNMRLSVHSVELTYLRHLFTQRRLELGLSQRALADRLGVVYSFIGKVETGDRRLDIFEFVQYCTGLEWNALEVLQDLMSVCEQQNNHFLLTALPTSQLK
- the secB gene encoding protein-export chaperone SecB, which produces MSEELQPVFSIERLYVKDLSLEVPHAPQIFLENGEPEVDMRVSTTNAKLEDGIYSVDVTITVTAKLNSERTMFLNEVTQSGIFRLENIPEEDAQLLLGVACPNILFPYAREAISSTVTRAGFPPVLLAPINFEALYQQQQEGNA
- the grxC gene encoding glutaredoxin 3 — protein: MQPVTMYTGAFCPYCLMAKKLLAAAGVTEIKEIRVDQNPADFAEMQQLSGQRSIPQIFIGDTHVGGFTDLYALQQKGELVELLES
- the rng gene encoding ribonuclease G translates to MLAGIPIPKDTIRPPETVLVNITPQETRVAVLEENNICELHIERNSEHSLVGNIYLGVVRRVLPGMQSAFIDIGLERAAFLHIVDVLEQRRNPDETQRIEHMLFEGQTILVQVIKDPINTKGARLSTQISLAGRFLVHLPQDEHIGISQRIEDETERQNLRDRLLNLLPEEAGHGYIIRTNAENASDEQLQADISYLTKVWENIQLQSKTQPPETLLYQDLPLALRVLRDMFSIDTQKILVDSTENCRRMLSFAEQYVQGAVDKIELFKGDRPLFETHNVEQEISRALQPRVNLNFGSYLIIESTEAMTTIDVNTGGFVGARNFDETIFRTNLEACHIIARELRLRNLGGIIIIDFIDMAQDSHREAVLQELAKALSFDRTRVTLNGFTSLGLVELTRKRSRENLNQILCEPCPSCQGRGRLKTPQTICYEIQREIVREARRYDAKEFRILAAPNVIDLFLDEESQSLAMLIAFIGKPISLAVETAYTQEQYDIVLI
- a CDS encoding BCCT family transporter, whose protein sequence is MSMFSFIRQKSSFNPVVISTTLLSVLSLLAATLLVPEATQNMLDLAKTAIFKHFSWFYILIVSVFLLFLILVSLGNLGSIKLGSDEEEPEFSFMSWLAMLFAAGMGVGLMFFGVAEPLSHFTSPISNGNAQSAMLHTFFHWGIHAWAVYGVIALALAYFGFRYKLPLALRSCFYPLLKDKINGGFGDAIDVMALVATLFGIITTLGFGAAQMSSGLQQIGWIAESNFGLQIAVIVVVMSLAVISAVSGVGKGVKILSETNLVLAASLMLFVLVSGPTLYLLSAFSDNLGFYLSNLVELSFKTYTYEPDNTSWFSGWTILYWAWWCSWAPFVGLFIARISKGRTIREFVFGVLAVPSVFSILWFTVFGNSAIWLDTHVADGALAAMTGSPETLLFAFLDYLPLSAISSVVALIIIALFFITSADSGIYVLNNIASRDKGMAAPKWQAVMWGVLMSAVAIALLGSGGLGVLQTMTLITALPFAVLMLLMAFSLWKALVNDKKYFSAKITPTSIFWTGERWKERLEQMLNHSQEGDIRSFLKYTALPAMRELSSEMSSEYGLSTQINVMFDQSEPAVELVVEKATVRNFVYGIKSVEQEVAEQLVEEDYLPHIRKTQTYLPITYFADGRTGYDVRYMSREELIADILKQYERYLSLLGNVGQEMMAHEQSELAE
- a CDS encoding NCS2 family permease, with translation MNTSHSSLFDRLFRLSENGTNVRTELMAGLTTFLTMCYIIIVNPLILGEAGMDMGAVFVATCIAAAIGCFVMGFVGNYPIALAPGMGLNAYFTFAVVKGMGVPWQVALGAVFMSGIIFIVFSLFKVREMLVNALPMGLKMSIAAGIGLFLALIALKGAGVIVDNPATLVGLGDVHEPSVLLAMAGFAMVVVLGYFRIRAALIITILALTAVSSLLGLSEFKGVVGSVPSVAPTFMQMDFEGLFTVSMVSVIFVFFLVDLFDSTGTLVGVSHRAGLLVDGKLPRLKRALLADSTAIVAGATMGTSSTTPYVESAAGVAAGGRTGLTAVTVGVLMLACLVFAPLAQSVPAFATAPALLYVGVQMLRSAKEIDWDDMTEAAPAFLTIVFMPFTYSIADGIAVGFISYAVIKLLCGRAKDVPPMVWVVAVLWAVKFWYLGG